A window of Dysidea avara chromosome 1, odDysAvar1.4, whole genome shotgun sequence genomic DNA:
ttttgacctggtattgtACTACACGCTATGGAAGGACTTTGTGAAAATTATAGGCCTatagcttgctgagtagtcaagttacaacTGGTTAAAGTTAgaaaattggatatgtgtggaagccttgttttgtcaaattcggtcattGCATATAGGTTACCAAGTTATCTGGTTACCATAAATCATTATTTCTCTGTATTACTGGTAACCTGGTACATGTATGGTAACCTACAGGACTggatgcaaaaaaaaatttatatttCTGATACTTTACTGGTAACCGACTTGGTAACCTGCTGAATAATAGAACCATAGCACTTTATATACCATAGCACTTTATAATACTGATAATTTGGCAACTTGGTAACCTACAGGACTAGATACAAAACAACTTTATATTTCTGCATAGTTTTATTTTACTGGTAACCGATTTGGTAACCTGCTGAATAATAGTACTATAAAACATTATACCGCTTTGacatctcagatcaaaggaaccacAAGGTTATATTTCACATATTGCCCTGGCCTCAACTGTCTTTGATActgaggcagttacaaagcatcagttccctttgattatttatgtAGAGCAGCTTAAAGGTTTGCATTGTAGGTTGAGTAGAGCTACTTAAAaatttgcattgtgggtttgagtttaacatGTTTTAATTAgtggcattgttgtgaagcaaaaaaaatttgagtgagtcagcattgtatagttcagttactaggcatcactaaacaatcatttttgcaatgtcgGGATTGTTTTCTACACattacatttcaactgcatgaaaagatgtcTCAAACATTCCCAACCTGcatgtttaagtgtttattttagcaccttaggttactttatcCATCCACAAAGtagttatttggtttaaaatggtatcactacaaccagtgaaacccacaatcatttctttttgtgcctacaatttaaacccacaatcgatgctTGCAAACCTATTAAGCAAGGTGGTGAATACAGGTTTGTCTTCTCTCACCTATTAGGTAGGTGGTATACATTACTTATACAATGGccacgagggatttgcctgatatatattccCAAGCCTGAGGGCGTGgccatatatatcaggcaaatcctgaGTGACcatagtataattattaaatatttcTCTATACTACAGGTAACTTGATAACCTACAGGACTAGATGCAAAAAACTTTATTTCTGCATACTTTACTGGTAACCAACTTGGTTACCTGCCAAATAATAGAACCATAACACTTTATATAGTTTTGTCTACATTACTGACATTACTGATGTTACCATACTCTAACACTGGGCGGATATATGATTTATACAAGTTGATGAATGTAGCATGGTCGAAATTCTGAAAAGTCTTGTGAATAACTGCTAGTAGTCTGTTAGCTTTCTTGGCAACTGTGGTGGTATGATCGTGAAACTTTAACTGATTGTCAATCATTATTCCCAAGTCCCTTACAACATCACAAGATGTAATAGCAGTGCCATCAATTACATATTCACCAAATCCGTGAGGTTTACTTAAGTGTAACCAATTACTCTTACTAATGTTGAACTTCAGTTGCCATTTCTTAGACCATGCAAAAAGCAAATTTATATCTTGTTGAAGTTGGCAAAAGTCGTCCACAGTCCTGATAGTTCTGAACATCTTCTTGTCATCTGCAAATTGTAAAATGGGACTATTAACTATTAAGGGCATGTCACTAACATATATATTAAATAAAATAGGGCCCAAAACAAAGCCTTGAGGCACTCCACTACTGACACTTGACCAATCTGATGCATGACTGTTCAGTACAACTTTCTACTTCCTTCCCACAAGAAAATTCTTCACCCAGTATTTTGGCGTACGCATTGcacgttttaattaaaattcttgaatatcgtcctattatgctggcataatgcttgatgcttttgctagcctattatgctcgaaattatgccagcataattggcgcagGCCTACCAGctaggatgtgccttttgggattctgaTGAGTGCTCAccctgtctttccttttatcttcattcAGGCtattcttcatcttcttcatgcaatgaaaccacattgactcgaggcattaattttctgtatcaacactttccttgagcagcatatttagacaccacaacaTTATTTAAAGTGCTTGCGCTACTGTAGAGGTACTGGACACCCGGATTCCTGTAACTTCACAGTAGGTTGGCTCATAACAGTCGAGAGCATACACTATAcatcttaacaatctatttactcaaacATGGATGCCATACCATGGTCTGGCTGTACCATAATGACCACACCTTGGTAGGCTAGAAACTGAcacgaaacactctaatacagcacacaccctaatagaacagtcacacgtgttgATAATGATGGTATTGGGtagggtctattctacggaacggaatgatgggttaaactacggaacggaacgctttcccAAATTGAAgcctgcagcttaccattgctatAAAACTGGCCTTACAAGTTATCAACGGACTTCTAGTTGGTGATCAAACATACCTCCAAGAAAGATAGAGATGATTaaaggattgattgtgggttcgtGTTAGTCGTTATTAGCAACGAATTTGTAATTGTGGTATTAGCtgtctcagtgactgttctccTCCCTAATATACCAAGCAGCGCTCTTTAATTCATTTATTGATGACTGAGTCGAGTTTGTTGCAGTGGCTCAGATGCCGGATT
This region includes:
- the LOC136247064 gene encoding uncharacterized protein codes for the protein MPLIVNSPILQFADDKKMFRTIRTVDDFCQLQQDINLLFAWSKKWQLKFNISKSNWLHLSKPHGFGEYVIDGTAITSCDVVRDLGIMIDNQLKFHDHTTTVAKKANRLLAVIHKTFQNFDHATFINLYKSYIRPVLEYGNISNVSNVDKTI